The DNA window CGAGATCAGCGCCTGGTGGAACTGCCAGTCGTACCGCTTCCACTCCTCGGAATGCGTTCTGTCGCCATGAGCCATCCGCTCCTCCATGCGGGCCAGCCGGTGATGGGCGGCGACGACCCGGCCTTCCCACTCCATGTCGCCGGCCCGGAACGACTGCTCCAGGGCCCGACATTCGAGGAGCTGGCGCAGGGCAGCGATCTCCCGCAGGTTCGCGATCGACACGGGCGCGACCTCGAATCCCTTCTGGCCTTCGGCGACCACCAGACGTTCCGATTGGAGCCGGTTCAGAATTTCCCGGAGCGTGCTGATGCTGGCACCGTAATCGGCCTTCAGCCCGTCGAGCCTCAGCTTCTTGCCGGGCGGAAGGCGACCGAACACGATGTCGGCGCGGACCTTCTGGTAGGCGGTTTCTCCAACTGTCGAAGGCTGTGGAGTTTCCTGTCCGTGATCTGTCATTTCAAGGCCCCGCTCTCCAGGGTGAAGGCCACGCATCCGTTCACATGCCCGGTCAGTACCTGGCAGGCCCGGTCCGCATCGCGTGCAAGGGCGCAGTCGAGCAACGCCTTGTGTTCCTTGGCGGCAATCTCACCACGGAACACGACCGCTACCATCTGGTACCGGAGATACTGGTCGAAAACGCCGCCATAGAGATCAAGCAGGGTCTGAGAAGCGCAGGCCCCAATGAGAGATTGGTGGAACTCCCTATCATATCGTTTCCAGAGCTCCGTGCCGCCCTGATCCCCGGCCAGCATCCGCCGCTCCAGGGAAGCGAGCTTGTGATGGGCGGCGACGACGCGACTCTCCCATTCCAGGTCGCCGGCCGCAAAGGACAGAGGCAGCGCATAGGTTTCAAGGAGAAGCCGCATCGCCGCGACATCCTCGAAACCTTGAGGGGAGACCGGAGCGACCCGAAAGCCGCGCTGGCCTTCGGCGATGACAAGCCCCTCGGACGACAAGCGACTGAGAATCTCGCGCAGGGTGCTGACTCCCGCCCCGTACAGGCTCGAAAGCCGGTCCAGCCGCAGCTTGGTTCCAGGGGAGAGGCGCCCGAAAATAATATCGTCCCGGATTCGGGTATGGGCTTGGTCGGCAATAGACGTTGCCACCAGTTCAATGCTCATTCAGCCACTTCCCCATGATCGAGCCTGAGCTTCCTCCGACAGTGCCGCGTTCTACATGCATTCGAAAATAACTGCTGAAATCCAGATTATCAGAGATTTTCGATATCGACTATTGATTCTTGGTTTCTCAAAGCAGATAGTACGGCAAAGACGCAGACTAATGCGCAACACGAAGAGGAGAGGGAACTATGACATTCACGACCAATCGTCGCTTCCTGGTGGGTGCGTGTGCGGCCCTTTTGGCTTGCGGCATGAGCGGCAGCACCCAGGCTCAGGCCCCGACTAATCTCAGATTCTCGGCGGTCTTCTCGGAGCAGGATATCCGGGCCGAGATGATGAAGCGGTTCGGAGAAGAGATAAAAGCGCAGGGGTTTGCTCTCCAACCGTATTATGGTGGCACCCTGTTCAAGCAGGGAACCGAACTCGTCGCGATGCAACGCGGCAACCTCGAGATGGGCAATATCGCCCCACAGGACATCTCCAACCAGATCCCGGCCTGGTCCATCGTGACATCCGCTTACCTCTTCCGCGACGCCGATCACTTGAAGAAGGTGTTCGCGAGCGATGTTGGCCAGCAGCTCAAAAAAATGGCCTCCGACCAGCTTGGTATTCACATCCTCGGCCCAACTTATTTCGGCGCCAGGCACGTGGGTCTCAAGCCAAGCAAGAAGATCAGCAAGCCTGAGGACCTTGCCGGCATCAAGCTTCGAATGCCTGGAGGCGATGCCTGGCAGTTCCTGGGTCAATCACTCGGTGCAAACCCGACGCCCATGGCCTATGCCGAAGTTTATACAGGGTTGCAGACCGGCGCCATCGACGGTCAGGACAATCCGCTCCCGAACGTACAGAACATGAAGTTCTATGAGGTCATGTCTCAGGTCGCTCTGACCTCGCACCTTGTGGGGTTCGACGTTCTGGCCGTATCCAACAAGGTTTGGAATGCTATGTCGCCTGAAAAGCAGGCAGCCTTCCAGGCCGCTGCCGACAAGGCCATCGAATGGAGCACGCAGGAGCATCTGAAAAAGGAGGCTGAGCTCGCGACGTTCTTCAAGGAAAAGGGCTTGGATGTCTATACACCCGACCTGAAAGCCTTCCGCGAATATGCACAGAAGAAGTACCTGGCGTCCGACCTGGCGAAGGGTTGGCAGCCTGGCATGCTCGACAAGATCAACGCGATGTAGCGAGAACCTGCAGTCGTCGGTGCGCAATCGTCCGGCGACTGCACTTCCCCATCGGCTCGGTGCCTCCTTAGGAAGCGGTGGCTTTCATGACTTTATCCTTGCGATTGCTTGGTGCCTGGCTCGCTCGCCGTGCCGAGAATGTGGCGGCCGCTATGCTGGGTGCGATGTTCCTGGCCTTTCTATTGCAGATCGCATTCCGGTATCTCCTCGGCCTCCCGATCGGATGGACCCATGAGATCAGTGTCGTCCTCTGGATCTGGCTCGTCCTCTGGGGGGCCTCGTTCGTCGTCACCGAACGCGAGGAAATCCGGTTCGATATCATCTACGGTGCAGTCGGTCCCCAGGCCCGCAGGGTCATGTGCGTCATCACCGCCATAGCGCTCATCGCACTGTATCTCATCTCGCTCCCGGCAGTTTTCGACTATGTCACCTTCATGAAGGTAGAAAAGACCAGCTATCTCAAAATCCGGTTCGACTGGTTGTTTTCGATTTATCTCGTTTTCGTCGTTGCAACCATCATCCGCTACATCTGGCTTGCGTGGCAGGCACTGCGCGGCGTCGCGCCGGATGATTTTGATCCCACCAAGGCGAGTTCCGGCGTATGAACCTGACCAGCCCCTTCTCGCTGTCGCTCGTCGCGATCACCGCTCTTGCATTTCTGGGGTTGCCGATCGGGCATTCGATGATTGCAGGGTCGATCTTGTATCTGCTCTTGGCCGGCCAGGACATGGGCACTGCTGCCGAGCAACTCCTCAACGGAATGTACTCCAACTACGTCATTCTCTCTGT is part of the Microvirga terrae genome and encodes:
- a CDS encoding GntR family transcriptional regulator, with amino-acid sequence MTDHGQETPQPSTVGETAYQKVRADIVFGRLPPGKKLRLDGLKADYGASISTLREILNRLQSERLVVAEGQKGFEVAPVSIANLREIAALRQLLECRALEQSFRAGDMEWEGRVVAAHHRLARMEERMAHGDRTHSEEWKRYDWQFHQALISACGSKMLIDTHAAVFDKYLRYQMIALSYRGDIAEREHAQLMECALKRDAKRACEVLTQHVAGGVEHALATGTIR
- a CDS encoding GntR family transcriptional regulator, whose product is MSIELVATSIADQAHTRIRDDIIFGRLSPGTKLRLDRLSSLYGAGVSTLREILSRLSSEGLVIAEGQRGFRVAPVSPQGFEDVAAMRLLLETYALPLSFAAGDLEWESRVVAAHHKLASLERRMLAGDQGGTELWKRYDREFHQSLIGACASQTLLDLYGGVFDQYLRYQMVAVVFRGEIAAKEHKALLDCALARDADRACQVLTGHVNGCVAFTLESGALK
- the dctP gene encoding TRAP transporter substrate-binding protein DctP: MTFTTNRRFLVGACAALLACGMSGSTQAQAPTNLRFSAVFSEQDIRAEMMKRFGEEIKAQGFALQPYYGGTLFKQGTELVAMQRGNLEMGNIAPQDISNQIPAWSIVTSAYLFRDADHLKKVFASDVGQQLKKMASDQLGIHILGPTYFGARHVGLKPSKKISKPEDLAGIKLRMPGGDAWQFLGQSLGANPTPMAYAEVYTGLQTGAIDGQDNPLPNVQNMKFYEVMSQVALTSHLVGFDVLAVSNKVWNAMSPEKQAAFQAAADKAIEWSTQEHLKKEAELATFFKEKGLDVYTPDLKAFREYAQKKYLASDLAKGWQPGMLDKINAM
- a CDS encoding TRAP transporter small permease — translated: MTLSLRLLGAWLARRAENVAAAMLGAMFLAFLLQIAFRYLLGLPIGWTHEISVVLWIWLVLWGASFVVTEREEIRFDIIYGAVGPQARRVMCVITAIALIALYLISLPAVFDYVTFMKVEKTSYLKIRFDWLFSIYLVFVVATIIRYIWLAWQALRGVAPDDFDPTKASSGV